Proteins encoded together in one Halorubellus sp. JP-L1 window:
- a CDS encoding LVIVD repeat-containing protein translates to MDEDLWSPRRRRVLRAGASAVALSALGTTASAWTTASAGTTSSAGTTASAGAAAAAYAPRGEVDVDDAAEVVVDPAGETAFVAVGTGFVSVDVSDPTAPAVVGEAADLQSPEGEPVREVLDVKYDDGRVLVPTAAQGGGPRGFYVYDASDPANPTQVGEWFPTPNHGNHNAFLVDGVAYLTGGLLVDIVDVSGESFERLATWQPGDWNEDWSRLPNTTLHDLYVRDGYAYCAYWDAGVFVLDVSDPANPSFVSRVGEYTLEEIRDLSQQAYLEPGGNAHYVTVNEDATLLAEGGESWDLEAGDDSGGPSGITLFDVSEKANPTEVGHVDPPVSRSNAYRGGTWTTSHNFDLRNGRLYASWYQGGVSVHDVSDPANPERIAWWAAPSERAFWTAQLAKPGEFFVASSHAESGMSGNVTSGLLTFPDAAGEMATLPSAVAWTEAELEARATTSAATTTATAAPSTTTRSVSTTATPTPESTAEPTTESGASPGLGVLAALGGLGVGAARVLRGIGEE, encoded by the coding sequence ATGGACGAGGATCTGTGGTCCCCGCGGCGTCGTCGCGTCCTCCGTGCCGGTGCGAGCGCCGTCGCCCTCTCGGCGCTCGGAACGACTGCGAGTGCCTGGACGACCGCGAGTGCAGGGACGACTTCGAGTGCCGGGACGACCGCGAGTGCAGGGGCCGCCGCCGCGGCGTACGCCCCTCGCGGCGAGGTGGACGTCGACGATGCCGCGGAGGTAGTCGTCGACCCGGCTGGTGAGACGGCGTTCGTCGCAGTCGGCACCGGATTCGTGAGCGTCGACGTCTCGGACCCGACCGCGCCAGCGGTCGTCGGCGAGGCCGCGGACCTCCAGAGTCCCGAGGGCGAGCCCGTCCGCGAGGTCCTGGACGTGAAGTACGACGACGGGCGGGTGCTGGTGCCGACGGCCGCACAGGGCGGTGGGCCGCGTGGGTTCTACGTCTACGACGCCTCTGATCCCGCGAACCCGACGCAGGTCGGGGAGTGGTTCCCGACGCCGAATCACGGCAACCACAACGCGTTCCTCGTCGACGGCGTCGCGTACCTCACGGGCGGCCTCCTGGTCGATATCGTCGACGTCTCCGGAGAGTCCTTCGAGCGGCTGGCGACGTGGCAGCCCGGAGACTGGAACGAGGACTGGAGTCGACTCCCGAACACGACCCTGCACGACCTCTACGTGCGGGACGGGTACGCGTACTGTGCGTACTGGGACGCGGGCGTGTTCGTCCTCGACGTCTCGGATCCGGCGAATCCGTCGTTCGTGTCGCGCGTCGGCGAATACACGCTCGAAGAGATACGGGACCTCTCCCAGCAGGCGTACCTCGAGCCTGGCGGGAACGCGCACTACGTGACCGTGAACGAGGACGCGACGCTGCTGGCGGAGGGCGGCGAGTCCTGGGACCTCGAGGCCGGCGACGACAGCGGCGGGCCCTCCGGAATCACCTTGTTCGACGTCTCGGAGAAGGCGAACCCGACCGAGGTCGGGCACGTCGACCCGCCGGTGTCGCGGAGCAACGCGTACCGCGGCGGGACGTGGACGACGAGCCACAACTTCGACCTCCGGAACGGCCGACTGTACGCGTCCTGGTACCAGGGTGGGGTGAGCGTCCACGACGTGAGCGACCCCGCGAACCCCGAGCGGATCGCGTGGTGGGCGGCGCCGAGCGAGCGCGCGTTCTGGACGGCCCAACTCGCGAAGCCCGGGGAGTTCTTCGTCGCGTCGAGTCACGCCGAGTCGGGGATGAGTGGGAACGTCACGAGCGGGCTGTTGACGTTCCCGGACGCGGCGGGCGAGATGGCGACGTTGCCGTCGGCGGTCGCGTGGACCGAGGCGGAACTGGAGGCGCGTGCGACGACGAGCGCCGCGACGACGACGGCGACGGCGGCGCCATCGACGACGACGAGGTCGGTGTCGACGACTGCGACGCCGACGCCGGAGTCGACCGCGGAGCCGACGACCGAGTCCGGGGCGTCGCCGGGCCTGGGCGTCCTCGCAGCGCTCGGTGGCCTCGGCGTCGGCGCCGCTCGCGTCCTCCGCGGTATCGGCGAGGAGTGA
- a CDS encoding universal stress protein has protein sequence MTLSTLLVAVGPSDADRVDSLSTAVTEVAEPTGANVVLLHVFADESFADVRDQLDRSDASPTAAARRQKTVRELTAAFDDADVSYEVQGRVGEKSDAIVAVAEDVDADRVFVAGRARSPAGKAVFGSTAQSVMLTAPCPVTFVRDGSR, from the coding sequence ATGACGCTTTCGACGCTGCTGGTGGCGGTCGGTCCGAGCGACGCGGACCGGGTCGACTCGCTCTCGACGGCGGTCACGGAGGTGGCGGAACCGACCGGCGCGAACGTCGTGCTCCTGCACGTGTTCGCCGACGAAAGCTTCGCGGACGTCCGCGACCAGCTGGACAGGTCCGACGCCAGTCCGACGGCGGCGGCGCGTCGACAGAAGACCGTCCGCGAGCTGACGGCGGCCTTCGACGACGCGGACGTCTCCTACGAGGTCCAGGGTCGCGTCGGCGAGAAGAGCGACGCGATCGTCGCCGTCGCGGAGGACGTGGACGCCGACCGCGTGTTCGTCGCCGGCCGCGCACGGTCGCCGGCGGGGAAGGCGGTGTTCGGGTCGACCGCGCAGTCGGTGATGCTGACCGCGCCGTGCCCGGTGACGTTCGTCCGCGACGGCTCTCGCTGA
- a CDS encoding ROK family protein — translation MATYAGVDLGATNIRAVVGDAEGRVVGSNRRGTPHGPTGIAVTEAVLDALRAACGDAGVDPTDVVACGIGSIGPLDLAEGSVEDPANLPDTVDRIPLAGPIGQLVDSERVYLHNDTAAGVIGERFHSSRNPDDMAYLTISSGIGAGVCVDGRVVAGWDGNAGEVGHYVVDPRGRMTCGCGKDGHWEAYCSGENIPAYARLLAEDDPGVDTALPIDDPDFSAVDVFEHADDDAFAAHVVDQLAHWNAMGVTNLVHSFAPIVVFVGGAVALHNEARVLDPIRERVSEMVMTNVPDIQLTTLGDDVVVKGALASAMTGGTGDRADYQR, via the coding sequence ATGGCCACGTACGCGGGCGTCGACCTGGGCGCCACGAACATCCGGGCCGTCGTCGGCGACGCCGAGGGACGCGTCGTCGGCTCGAACCGTCGCGGAACACCGCACGGCCCGACGGGCATCGCCGTCACCGAGGCCGTCCTCGACGCGCTCCGCGCCGCGTGCGGGGACGCCGGCGTCGACCCGACGGACGTCGTCGCGTGCGGCATCGGCTCCATCGGCCCGCTCGACCTCGCAGAGGGGAGCGTCGAGGATCCCGCGAACCTCCCCGACACCGTCGACCGCATCCCACTGGCGGGCCCCATCGGGCAGCTCGTCGACAGCGAGCGCGTCTACCTCCACAACGACACCGCCGCGGGCGTCATCGGCGAGCGCTTTCACTCGAGCCGGAACCCCGACGACATGGCGTACCTCACGATCTCCTCTGGGATCGGCGCGGGCGTCTGCGTCGACGGCCGCGTCGTCGCCGGCTGGGACGGCAACGCCGGCGAGGTCGGGCACTACGTCGTCGACCCCCGCGGCCGCATGACCTGCGGGTGCGGGAAGGACGGCCACTGGGAGGCGTACTGCTCGGGCGAGAACATCCCGGCGTACGCGCGCCTGCTCGCGGAGGACGACCCCGGCGTCGACACCGCACTCCCCATCGACGATCCCGACTTCTCGGCGGTGGACGTGTTCGAGCACGCCGACGACGACGCGTTCGCCGCGCACGTCGTCGACCAGCTCGCGCACTGGAACGCAATGGGCGTCACGAACCTCGTGCACTCGTTCGCGCCCATCGTCGTGTTCGTCGGCGGTGCGGTCGCGCTCCACAACGAGGCGCGCGTCCTCGACCCGATCCGCGAGCGCGTCTCCGAGATGGTGATGACGAACGTCCCCGACATCCAGCTGACGACGCTCGGCGACGACGTCGTCGTCAAGGGTGCGCTCGCCAGCGCGATGACGGGCGGGACCGGAGACCGAGCCGACTACCAGCGCTAG
- a CDS encoding LVIVD repeat-containing protein, with product MRRRDVLRSSAGALALAGLGGVASAAEASYAPRGEVAVEGAQEVETTTDGTFAAVAAGDGFAMIDVNDPANPSIASEHGDLLSDHDAGPMQMIADVKIDGDRLLVTGPNNAPQQGELVKAALLYDISDPANPTQLDSLTVDHPIHNSFYGDGYAYLTISDFDYEGFKMVDTSGDELEVVSEFSIVDHDDKWEDVHGFLRSCHDLYVQDDVAYLAQWDAGTFMVDVSDPQNPSVIGRAGGLPADELSQVTRQNLGLVGLQPPGNSHYVRPDEDANYLYKGAESWDGNPDDDKRGASGITVYDISDTANPEEVARIHPPGSEDEGRGGQFTTSHNFSIRGDRLFSSWYYGGVMVHDVSDPANPERLSWWRKPSETMFWGAKVAGDRDFFVAGNMQGSVMTFPTSAGEMSDPPGAFTPPEETSIVTDIDWSKYTASETTTTTTADPTTTEPTTTEPTTEPTTTEPTTEPTTASGGDGQTTAGDDTTTESSGSPGFGALAAAGGIGLGAARLLADDDDASEE from the coding sequence ATGCGACGAAGAGACGTACTCAGATCGAGCGCTGGCGCGCTCGCGCTCGCCGGACTCGGCGGGGTCGCGAGCGCAGCCGAGGCATCGTACGCGCCACGAGGCGAAGTGGCAGTCGAGGGCGCACAGGAAGTCGAGACGACGACCGACGGGACGTTCGCCGCCGTCGCCGCCGGCGACGGCTTCGCGATGATCGACGTGAACGACCCCGCGAACCCGTCGATCGCGTCCGAGCACGGCGACCTCTTGAGCGACCACGACGCCGGCCCGATGCAGATGATCGCGGACGTCAAGATCGACGGCGACCGTCTCCTCGTCACCGGCCCGAACAACGCACCGCAGCAGGGCGAACTCGTGAAGGCCGCGCTGCTCTACGACATCAGCGACCCCGCGAACCCCACGCAACTGGATTCGCTGACAGTCGACCACCCCATCCACAACAGCTTCTACGGGGACGGCTACGCGTACCTCACCATCTCGGACTTCGACTACGAGGGCTTCAAGATGGTCGACACGAGTGGCGACGAACTCGAGGTCGTCTCGGAGTTCTCCATCGTCGACCACGACGACAAGTGGGAGGACGTCCACGGCTTCCTCCGGTCGTGTCACGACCTCTACGTGCAGGACGACGTCGCGTACCTCGCGCAGTGGGACGCCGGCACGTTCATGGTCGACGTCAGCGACCCGCAGAACCCGTCGGTTATCGGTCGCGCGGGCGGCCTACCGGCGGACGAGCTCTCGCAGGTCACTCGACAGAACCTCGGCCTCGTCGGCCTCCAGCCGCCGGGTAACTCGCACTACGTCCGGCCGGACGAGGACGCGAACTACCTCTACAAGGGCGCCGAGTCCTGGGACGGGAACCCGGACGACGACAAGCGCGGTGCGAGCGGCATCACGGTGTACGACATCTCGGACACGGCGAACCCCGAGGAGGTCGCGCGGATCCACCCGCCCGGTTCCGAGGACGAGGGTCGGGGCGGACAGTTCACGACGAGTCACAACTTCTCGATCCGGGGCGACCGCCTGTTCTCTTCGTGGTACTACGGTGGCGTGATGGTCCACGACGTCAGCGACCCCGCGAACCCCGAGCGGTTGTCGTGGTGGCGCAAGCCCAGCGAGACGATGTTCTGGGGAGCGAAGGTCGCGGGCGATCGCGACTTCTTCGTCGCCGGCAACATGCAGGGGAGCGTGATGACGTTCCCGACGTCGGCCGGCGAGATGTCGGACCCGCCGGGCGCGTTCACGCCGCCGGAGGAGACGAGCATCGTCACGGACATCGACTGGTCGAAGTACACGGCCAGCGAGACGACGACGACGACGACGGCGGACCCGACCACGACGGAGCCGACGACGACCGAGCCGACCACGGAGCCGACGACGACCGAGCCGACCACGGAGCCGACGACGGCGAGTGGCGGCGACGGGCAGACGACCGCGGGCGACGATACGACGACCGAATCCAGTGGGTCGCCCGGGTTCGGTGCGCTCGCGGCCGCGGGCGGCATCGGACTCGGTGCGGCGCGCCTGCTCGCGGACGACGACGACGCGAGCGAGGAGTAA
- a CDS encoding LVIVD repeat-containing protein produces MVHDANHFERREVLLASAGALSVPLLGQTASATSSDSSSVGSPPATYEPLGRVDVNGAKEAVTTPDGEYAFVATGTGFVTVDVSDPTNPSIANATQHLTDPDGTDVQQVADVKYDDGRLLVPTAFQGEGPRGFFLYDVNDPTNPSQVGEWFPTPEHGNHNSFLHDGIAYLTGNTSDGPKVDMIDVAEPPFERVGTWQPGDWKEEWASPPSTAIHDLYVQGDYAYCAYWDSGTFTLDVSDPTNPTFVSRVGDYSRDELDDFGQSEYVEPGGNDHYVAVNEDATLLAEGGESWDLEKGDDSGGPSGITLFDNSDKANPERLAHIDAPATDDHTYSEGSTWTTSHNFDIHGDRLYASWYQGGVSVHDVSDPANPERIAWWADADDMAFWTAQLAVEGEFLVASAAGSNGTGTTALVTLPDDAGGRMTSPPESVTWQTDGAYPSADEASTTTQPATTTTEPTTTEPTTTEPTTTEPTTTEPTTTEPTTTEPTTTEPTTTEPTSTAPTEDGGTAPPGGSETATTVSDGESVPGFGVLAALGGLGAGAARVLRADDEDDA; encoded by the coding sequence ATGGTCCACGACGCTAACCACTTCGAACGCAGAGAGGTGCTCCTCGCGAGCGCCGGTGCCCTCTCCGTGCCGCTCCTCGGCCAGACAGCGAGCGCCACGTCGTCCGATAGCAGCTCGGTCGGGTCGCCACCGGCGACGTACGAACCGCTCGGGCGCGTCGACGTGAACGGCGCGAAGGAGGCCGTGACGACGCCGGACGGCGAGTACGCGTTCGTCGCCACGGGAACCGGATTCGTCACCGTGGACGTCTCCGACCCCACGAATCCGAGCATCGCGAACGCCACCCAGCACCTCACGGACCCCGACGGAACCGACGTGCAGCAGGTCGCGGACGTGAAGTACGACGACGGCCGACTCCTCGTCCCGACCGCGTTCCAGGGCGAGGGGCCGCGTGGGTTCTTCCTCTACGACGTGAACGACCCCACGAACCCGTCGCAGGTCGGGGAGTGGTTCCCGACGCCCGAGCACGGCAACCACAACTCGTTCCTCCACGACGGGATCGCGTACCTCACGGGGAACACGAGCGACGGGCCGAAGGTGGACATGATCGACGTCGCCGAACCGCCGTTCGAGCGCGTCGGCACCTGGCAGCCCGGTGACTGGAAGGAGGAGTGGGCGAGCCCACCGAGTACGGCGATCCACGACCTCTACGTGCAGGGCGACTACGCGTACTGCGCGTACTGGGACTCGGGGACGTTCACGCTCGACGTCTCCGACCCCACGAACCCGACGTTCGTCTCGCGCGTCGGCGACTACTCGCGCGACGAACTCGACGACTTCGGGCAGAGCGAGTACGTCGAACCGGGCGGGAACGACCACTACGTCGCCGTGAACGAGGACGCGACGCTGCTGGCGGAGGGCGGCGAGTCCTGGGACTTGGAGAAGGGCGACGACTCCGGCGGCCCCTCGGGAATCACGCTGTTCGACAACTCGGACAAGGCCAACCCCGAGCGACTCGCGCACATCGACGCACCGGCGACGGACGACCACACGTACAGCGAGGGGTCGACGTGGACGACGAGCCACAACTTCGACATCCACGGCGACCGCCTGTACGCGTCCTGGTACCAGGGCGGCGTGAGCGTCCACGACGTGAGCGACCCCGCGAACCCCGAGCGGATCGCGTGGTGGGCGGACGCAGACGACATGGCGTTCTGGACCGCCCAGCTCGCGGTCGAGGGCGAGTTCCTCGTGGCGTCCGCCGCCGGGAGCAACGGCACCGGCACCACCGCGCTGGTGACGCTCCCCGACGACGCGGGCGGCAGGATGACGTCGCCGCCCGAGAGCGTGACCTGGCAGACCGACGGCGCCTACCCGAGCGCCGACGAGGCGTCGACCACCACGCAGCCGGCGACGACCACGACCGAACCGACGACCACGGAACCCACCACGACCGAGCCGACGACCACGGAACCCACCACGACCGAGCCGACGACCACGGAACCCACCACGACCGAACCGACGACCACGGAACCCACCACGACCGAACCGACGTCGACCGCGCCGACGGAGGACGGCGGGACGGCGCCGCCGGGCGGGTCCGAGACGGCGACGACGGTGTCCGACGGCGAGTCCGTGCCCGGGTTCGGCGTCCTCGCGGCGCTCGGTGGCCTCGGCGCCGGCGCGGCACGCGTCCTCCGCGCCGACGACGAGGACGACGCCTGA
- a CDS encoding TIGR00266 family protein, whose product MDHEIRNRPAFAAVDIELNQGESIMAEAGAMVSHTDGIDIRTDRGGGGLLQNLKRSILGGESFFRNTFTADRPGTVTFAPPLPGDVVQYDLDGTVYLQSGSYLAASPEVDVDTKFGGGRTFFGGEGLFLLKCSGRGPVFMSSYGAVEKKELRAGERFTVDTGHIVAFEDGVTWDVRKVGGLKSTLFSGEGLVCDMEGPGTVWVQSRSPDAFVSWLVPHLPTRETGNGGVSFEMGGNNFGGGGGRGGNV is encoded by the coding sequence ATGGACCACGAGATACGGAACCGGCCCGCGTTCGCCGCCGTCGACATCGAACTGAACCAGGGCGAGAGCATCATGGCGGAGGCGGGCGCGATGGTCTCCCACACCGACGGCATCGACATCCGAACGGACCGCGGCGGCGGCGGGTTGCTGCAGAACCTGAAGCGGTCCATCCTCGGCGGGGAGTCGTTCTTCCGGAACACGTTCACCGCCGACCGGCCGGGGACCGTGACGTTCGCGCCGCCGCTCCCCGGTGACGTCGTCCAGTACGACCTCGACGGGACCGTCTACCTCCAGAGCGGGTCGTACCTCGCGGCGTCGCCCGAGGTGGACGTCGACACGAAGTTCGGCGGCGGCCGGACGTTCTTCGGCGGCGAAGGCCTGTTCCTCCTGAAGTGCTCCGGCAGGGGGCCGGTGTTCATGTCGAGCTACGGCGCGGTCGAGAAGAAGGAACTACGTGCGGGCGAGCGGTTCACGGTCGATACCGGCCACATCGTCGCGTTCGAGGACGGCGTGACGTGGGACGTCCGGAAGGTCGGCGGCCTGAAGTCCACGCTGTTCTCCGGCGAAGGCCTCGTCTGCGACATGGAGGGGCCGGGGACGGTGTGGGTCCAGAGCCGGAGCCCGGACGCGTTCGTCTCCTGGCTCGTCCCGCACCTCCCGACGCGCGAGACGGGGAACGGCGGCGTGAGCTTCGAGATGGGCGGCAACAACTTCGGCGGCGGTGGCGGTCGCGGCGGGAACGTCTAG